The following is a genomic window from Burkholderia oklahomensis C6786.
TGCCGGATCGTTCAGCAGGCGCCGCCACAGCGCGGCGACGCGGCGCTCGGTGTCCGTGCGCGGCGCGTCGAAACCGGCGGCGGCCTCGACGGGCAGCGCCGCGACCGCGTCGCGCAGCGCGGCGCGGTCGAGCTTGCCGTTCAGCGTGTAAGGCAGCTTGTCGAAGCGCGCGAACCGGTGCGGCAGCCATGCGGCCGGCAGATGCGCGGCGACGTGGGCGCGCAGCGCGTCGTCGTCCGGCCGCGTATCGGAGGCGGAATCGCCGGCGGACGTCTCGGCCCGCGGCCCGGCCAGCGCGACGCACGCGATCAGCTGCGTGCGCCCGTCCGCCGTCTCGGCGAGCACGCCCGCGTCGCGCACGCCCGGATGCGCGAGCAGGCACGCGGCGATCTCGCCCGGCTCGACGCGCACGCCGCGCACCTGGACCTGATCGTCGATCCGGCCCAGATAGTCGAACGAGCCGTCCGCGCGCTCGCGCGCGAGGTCGCCCGTCCGGTAGATCCGCGCGCCGGGCTCGCCCGTCGGGTCCGGCGCGAAGCGCTCAGCGGTCAGCGCCGGGCGGCCGTGGTAGCCGCGCGCGAGACACGCGCCGCCGAGCAGCAGCTCGCCCGCGTCGCCGTGCGCGACCGAGCCGTCCGCCTGCTCGACGCGCGCGACGCGCCGGCCGATCGGCCAGCCGATCGGCAGCGACGCGTAGCCGTTGCCGTCTTCGAGCGCGGGCGCCGTGCCCGGATCGACCGGCCAGAGCATCGGCGAGATCACGGTCTCGGTCGGCCCGTAGCCGTTGACGAGACGGATCGACGGAAACACGCGGCGGATCTCGTCGAACGTGTCCTGCGACATCGCCTCGCCGCCGAACAGCAGCACGCGCAGCGACGGCGGCACGCCTTCGCGCGCGCATACCGCCGCGAACTCGCGCAGGTACGCGGGCGGCAGCGTCGTGTTCGTCACGCGCTCGCGCGCGATCAGCGCGTGCGCGGCGTCGGGCGGGAACGGCGGCGGATCGCTAATGACGACGCTGCCGCCGACCGCGAGCGGCACGAGCCACGCCTCGATCGCGACGTCGAAGTTCACCGACGCGAAATGCAGCACGCGATCGCCGGGCCCGATCGGCAGCGATTCGGCGAGCGCGTCGCCGTGCGCGGCGAGCGGGCCGTGCTCGACGACGACCGCCTTCGGCGTGCCCGTCGAGCCGGACGTATAGATCATGTAGGCGGCCGCGCGCGGATGCACCGCGACGTCCGTGCACCCGTCGTCCGCCTCGCCGCCGTGCACGCGCGGCGCGGCCGGGTCCGGCCGCGCGACGCTCGCGACGTCGAAGCATTGTGCAAAGCGCGCGCGCATCGCGGCGTCGGCCGACGCGTCGACGATCCCGTGCGCGAGCCCCGCATCGCGCGCGACCCAATCGAGCCGCGCGGCCGGATGGCGCGGATCGAGCGCGACGAACACGCCGCCCGCCTTCATCACCGCGAGCAGCGCGACGAACAGGTCGCACGAGCGCGCGACGCAGACGCCCACCCGCACTTCCGTCGTCACGCCCGCCGCGCGCAGTTGCGCGGCGAGGCGCGCCGCGCGGTCGTCGAGTTCGCCGCGCGACAGGCGCACGGTGTCGGGCGAAAACGACGCAAGCGCGGGCGCGTCGGGATCGAGTCGCGCGAGCGCGTGGATTCGTTGATGCAGCGCAGTCGGAAAGCTCGTCATAGGGCGTGAAGTCCGTTGGATCCGGCCGCCTCGGCCGTTCGTTCATGTCGCCGGCCGCAAGAGGGCCGCTTCAACAGTGAGACGAATCACGCGTGAAATTTTTTACCGCGCCGTTTACCCGGCGCGGCGGCCGGCACGTTGCCGGCGCGCGCCGCGACGGCTCCGCAGGCGCGCCCGGACGCCGTCGCCGCCGGCATCGACGCCCGCCAGCGCGAAGGCCGCGGGTAAACATTGCGCCCGCCCGTTCGTCTAGCAGTCAGAGGGCGCGCACGCGCCTCGCCGTCCGCTTCGCGCATCGAAGCGCCGTCCCGATCTTCACTTGACTCGTAACCTGCCGATGACCGCTGCCACCGGGCGCCTCGACGCCCCGCCCCCGACCGATTCCGGACCCGCCGCGAAGTACGCGCGGCGCCTGATCCTCGCGCTCCTGAAGCGCTCCCGCGGCGCGTTCGCGATCGCGCTCGCCGCGTGCGTGCTGAACGGCGCGTCGAGCGTGCTGCTCGTCGCGACGCTGAGCCGCGCGCTGTCGCAGCCCGAGGCGGCCGACGTCACGCTCGCGTGGCGCTTCGGCCTCTGCGCGGTGATCGCGCTCGTGACCCGGATCGTCACCGGCGTGCTGTTCGCCCGCCTGTCGCAGGACACGATGGCGCAACTGCGCGAGCACGTCGCGCGGCGCGTCGCGGCGGCCGAGCTGCAGGACGTCGAGCGGATCGGCGCGGCGCCCGTCCAGTCGGTGCTGACCGACGACGCGACCAACGTGTCGATGCTGTTCTTCGCGCTGCCGAACCTCGTGATGCACGGCTCGATCGTGTTCGGCTGCCTGGGCTATCTCGCGTGGCTGTCGTGGCCCGTGTGCCTGCTCGCGGTCGCGGCGATCCTCGTCGGCTCGGTTGGCTACCACGCGGGCGACAAGCGCGCGATCGCATGGCTCGAGGATGCCGGCCGCTCGCAGGACAAGCTGTTCGGCTATCTCGGCGCGCTCTTTTCGGGCGCGAAGGAGCTGAAGCTGCATCAGGCGCGCTCGCGCCAGTTCGTCGACGGCCAACTGGGCGCCGCGATCGCCGAAGTGCGCGACCATCGCCGCCGCGCGTTCAGCGCGTACGCGATCGGCGTCGGCTGGATCGTGTTCCTGTTCTACGTGTTCCTCGGCGTCGCGGCGTTCTGGCCCGCGCTCGGCGTGCGCGGCGACGGCCCCGCCGCATCCGGCTACGTGGTCGTGTTCCTGTTCATGCTGCTGCCGCTCGACGGGCTCCTGAACAACGTGCCGACGCTGAACGCGGCGCGCGTGTCGCTCGAGCGGATCGAGAAGCTGATGGCGCAGTTCGGCGCGCTGCGCACGGCGCCGCCGCCCGACGAGCGCGCATCGCACGCGCCGTTCGACACGCTCGCGCTGCGCGGCGTCACGCATTCGTACTTCCACGAGCGCGACGAGCGGATGTTCCGCGTCGGCCCGATCGACCTGACGCTGAAGCCGGGCGAGCTCGTGTTCATCGTCGGCGGCAACGGCAGCGGCAAGACGACGCTCGCGAAGGTGCTGACGGGCCTCTACGAGCCCGAAAGCGGCGCGATCGAGCTCGACGGCAGGCCGATCGGCCTCGCCGAGCGCGCCGCGTACCGCGAGCGCTTCTCGGCGGTGTTCAACGACTTCCACCTGTTCGACGCGCTGCTCGGCATCGTCGATCCGAACGACGCGGCCCGCGCGCAGGCCGACGCGCGCGCGAACGCGCTCGTCGCGAAGCTCTCGCTCGATCACAAGGTGCAGGTCGTCGACGGCGCGTTCTCGACGCGCGCGCTGTCGACCGGGCAGCGCAAGCGGCTTGCGCTCGTCGTCGCGTATCTCGAGGATCGGCCGCTGTATCTGTTCGACGAGTGGGCGGCGGATCAGGACCCGGCGTTCAAGGCGGTGTTCTACGAGCAACTGCTGCCGGAGCTGCGCGCGCGCGGCAAGACGGTGATCGTGATCAGCCACGACGACCGGTACTTCCCGATCGCGGATCGGGTGCTGAAGCTCGATAACGGAAAGATCATCAGCGAGACGTATGGGGCCGAGCGGGCGGCGCTGGCGAATGGGACGGTAGGCTGATTCGCAACGGAATCGGTATGCGCGGGGCGGTCATCGACGGCCCCGCGCTCGCGCCTGCGCGCACGCGTCGCTCGTTCGAGCGGCAGCGCGCGCCAAGCATTGCCACTTGCGGGCTTTCTCTTCGCGGTCTCGCGGGCATTCGTCTTCGCGACAATCAAGGCGAATCGCGCGATATCGCCAGGCCGACGTTAGCCCGCCACGCGCTTGCAATCCACGTCCGGCGCCGGAGACGGCGACGAATGCCGCTTTGGTCTGGCGTCGGCCGGGTAGCCGCTGAATGGCTTCAAATTCAGTGCGTCGAAAAGAGCCGCGATGCAGTTCGGCCGGCAAGCATCGCTCGGCCATGCTGCTTCGTCGATGCTCGGAAGGCGACTCGCCGCCATGACCGGCCTTTCGATTCGCAAAGGCGAACGCCGAGCGTTCGGTCAACGCAACCACCCGCAGACGAACGCCGGCACGGCCGCGGCATTCCCCTTAGAGCCGGAACCATTTTTCCGCCGACGTCGCGTCCGCTCGACCGGCGAAAAACGGCACGGACGCCCATGACGCTAACGGGGCGTTCTCCGGACCACCCATCGGCGGTAACGCCGTGTCTGGCATGCGGCGGCGAGCTGCTGAAACATCAGGGCCTTGAGCGGCGAGACGTCCGGATCGGCCGCGCGTCCCTCGCTGAGCCGCTTGAGCTGAAACTTGACGACCGCCATATTGGCCAGCGAGCCCAGCGCCTTGTTCTTCCAGACGATCGGCCGCAGCATCGGCGCGTTGTCCTTGCCATCCCGCCAGTCGCGCGGCAGATTCGGATCGATCGATAACGCCGTTGCGATGCCAACCATCGCGATGCCGCTGTCGATCACCGCCTCGGCCACCGCGCGGCGGCGGATGCCGCCCGTGACCATCAAGGGCATGTGCGCGGCCGCCACGATATCGCGCGCGAATTCCAGGAAGTACGCTTCGCGCGCGAGCGTGCGGCCATCGCGGGCTTGTCCCTGCATGGCCGGAACCTCATAGCTTCCCCCGGAAAGCTCCACGAGATCGACACCGAGCGGATTGAGCATCTCGACCACGCGCTTCGCATCGTCGGAACTGAAGCCGCCGCGCTGGAAATCCGCCGAATTCAGCTTGACGGCGACCACGAACCCGGGCGCGACCGCGCTTCGCACCGACCGGACGATTTCGACGAGCAGGCGTGCGCGATTCTCGATGCCGCCGCCCCACTTGTCCTGTCGCTTGTTCGTTATCGGAGAAAGGAACTGGCTCAGCAGATAGCCGTGCGCCGCGTGAATCTGTACGCCTGTGAAGCCGCTTTGTTCCGCGAGCTGCGCGCTGCGCGTGAAGCGCCGCTGCACGTCGGCGATGTCCTGCTCGGTCATTTCTCTCGGCACGGGAAACTGCCTGGACAACGCGCCGAGCTCCAGTGCGACCGCGGATGGCGCAAGCGTGGTCTGGCCGAGCGCGGCCTGCATCTGACGGCCGGGGTGATTGATCTGCATCCAGACATGCGCGCCATGCGCGCGCGCGATCCGCGCCCAACGGCGAAAGCGGTCGAGACGAGCGTCGTCCTCCAGGACCACGCCGTTCGGTCCGGTCATTGCACGGCTGTCCACCATGACGTTGCCGGTCAGGATCAGGCCGGCTCCGCCCCCGGCCCAGGCATCGTACAGGCGCAACAGCGCATCGGACGGCGCATGGTCCGCATCCGCCATGTTCTCTTCCATGGCCGCCTTGGCCAAACGGTTCGAAATCATCGCGCCATTGGGCAGGGCAAGGGGCGTGAACAGCTTCATCGGCATATCCTCGATTGACGACAGATCGACGTTAACCTTAAAGTCAACTTCAATGTCAAGCGCCGGGAGACGGGGATGAAGATTGGCGAGCTGGCGAGGCTGAGCGGCATTACCGCCTCGCGAATCCGGTTCTACGAAGCGCACGGTCTGCTTCAGCCCGCGCAGCGGCAAGCCAACGGGTACCGTGAATATGGTCCGGACACATTGACCCGGCTGGAAATCATCAATCGTGCGCAGGGCGCGGGGTTTTCTCTGGAAGAAATCCGCGCGGTCCTGCCGCCCGATCTGAATGCGTGGCCTCACGAAGCACTGCTTCAGGCCTTTCGGCACAAGATCGACGAGATCGAATTGCTCGAGCAGCATTTGGCACAGAGCAAGCGCCACCTGCTCGCCCTCATCGACGAGATCGCGAACCGGACAGAGGGCGAGGATTGCGAGGATGCGACACAGCGTGTGCTCGACAAGCTGCGTCAGGATGGGGTTGGCCAATCTCCGGCGAACGGTCGCTCGCGTCCTGCAAGAGCGCGAACACGCGCTTGATTCACGCAGTCCGAATGCCGAACGATACCCACCATAGCCGGCGCGCGCTCGGAAACCTGCGACGGGCCTCCACGGCGGAAACGCGAAAGTCCGGTCCAAGCGTCGGGGGACGGCGCGGCCAACCGAGTGGCCCCTGTCATCGCGCAAACAGTCAAGGTGACTGCGCGAACCCGAGTGGCTGAAACGGGGCGGCCGCGGCCCGATCGCGTCGCGCGGGTGCCGGCCGCTGCAGCCGTCGACCGCCCGATCGCGGACATTCGAGCGCCCGTTCGTGCTCCGGCTGCGGACCGTCGAGCGCCGATCATCCACGCGACCGCCCTGCAACCTGACAACGCCACGTCCGGCCCTCCATTCGCCATCGGAGCGCGAGTGACGTTCTCGACGACCGAGGTTTGTCAGATGGATACGCGCGACTATACTTTTATCGTCCGACGAGATTGGCCCGATCCATGGGCGCAACCTGATCACAACGCATGCGCAGCCCGATGCATGAGGCGACCCGGTAAGCCGACGTTGACGCATTGAACCCCAAGTCGCCGCCAGCGCGGAGCAACCCGAAACGTCCAACCCGTGCAGAGCAATCGAATGTCTGCGGCCTGATCCGACGCCGCGCGGTCCGCGAGCGACCTCGTGCAGCCGGTCGGCTCGGTACGGCTGCGATCGCGATGGGCGGAATCAATGCGCCCTCTTTACGTGTTCGGCGCCCGTTTTTTGCCGGCGGCGCGCCCAAGGGGTCAGTTCGTTGCAGCGGCAACCGACAGCGGGATCGGGATTCCGGGGGGAACCTGGCATGCGCTTTCAATCGAGGCCTCATCACGAACCGGGTTGGTCCTGGCCTTCCGTCGAACCGCTTTGGCCGCCAAGGGGGACACGGCCCGCCAGACGCACGGCAACCGCCTCGGCCGGCGCGTGGCATTTGTCCAGGAACCATCACTGGGCCGGTGAAAGGCATCGCGCAGCCGAGCAGATCGGCATGATCAATCGCCGCGTGCTGGTGATCAACGCCAACGACGCGACTCACCAGGATTTCCGCAGGATTCTCGCGGGCAGTGAAACCGCGCCGGCCGCCACCCGGACGCCCTTTTCCGGCGAGATTCCAGCCGCTCGCGAAGCGTTTCAGGTCGATTCCGCGTATCAGGGCCAGGAAGCGCTGGAACGGGTCGTGCGCGCGCTGGCGGAGAACAAGCCCTATGCGATGGCCTTCATCGACATGCACATGCGGCCCGGCCGGGACAGCCTTCGGACCATCGAACGGCTCTGGCAAGTGGACCCGCAGTTGCAATTCGCGCTGTGCAGCTCGCAGTCCGATTACCCCCGGGGGACGTTGACGAGGCGCCTCGGCGCAGACCACCGCGTGCTCATTCTCAAGAAGCCGTTGGACAACATCGAGATCCGCCAGGCGGCCTGCGTGCTGACCACGAAGTGGCAGACGGCCCAAGAGGCGGCCTTCAAGACGAGCGGCCTGGAAGAGGCGGTCGAGGAAAGAACCAAAGCGCTTGCCGAAGCCGACATCTTCGTCCGGAACAGTCCGGTCATCCTTTACCGTCTGCGTGGCGAGCCTTCGTTTCCGCTCGTCTACATATCGCATGACATCATCCGATTCGGCCACGACCGCGCTGCCTTGCTGGCCTCGCCGGCGTGGGCCCGCGAGCTCGTCGATCCGGACGACCAGGCCAAGGTCGATGCGGCGCTGGCGCGCGTGCTGGAGAAGGACGCCGACGACGTCTCGATCGAGATCCGCTTGCGCACCGGCGACGGCGCTTGCCGTCGCGTCGAGAACCGCTACGTCCCGGTCCGCGACGAGAGCGGACGGCTGATCGAAGTCGAAGGGATCGTCATCGACATCACCGAGCGCAAGGCAGCGGAGGAAAAGATCGCGCAGCTCGCTCGCACCGACGCGCTCACGGGCTTGGCGAATCGGGCCAGCTTCCTCGCGCGGCTGTGGCAGGCTTTGGCCGCAGCCCAGCATGGCGGCACGCCGTTCGCGATCTTCCTTGTCGATCTCGACCGCTTCCAGCTGGTCAATGACCGGCTGGGCTACCCGATCGGCGACCTGCTGCTTCGAGAGGCGGCGGCGCGTCTCAGGAACTGCACGCGCGCGAGCGACCTGGTTGCCCGGCTGAGCGACGACGCGTTTGCCGTGCTGCAGGGCGAGATGGGCGAGCCGGCGGACGCCGGGGTGCTGGCTGCGAAACTTCAAACGGCGCTCGCCTCTCCGTATCTGCTCAACGGCAACGACGTGCGTATCTCGGCAAGCATTGGCGTTCGTCCGTACGTCCAGGGCGACGCGGAGGCGGACGCCATGCTGGCGCAGGCCGAACTGGCGCTTCTCCGCGCGAAGCACATGGGCGGCAGCCGGCATCGCTTTCATTCCGACGAGCTCGACCGGGCGGTGCTCGAACGTGTCGCACTCGCCGAGGATTTGAAGGGGGCGATTGATCGCGGCGAGTTGGAGCTTCAGTACCAGCCCGAGGTCGAGTTGTCATCCGGAAATATTTTAGGAATGGAAGGATTGGTTCGCTGGCATCATCCGACGCGGGGCCTCGTTTCCCCCGGCGTTTTCATTCCGATCGCCGAGAGGGACGGCACCATGGCGGCGCTCGGGCGCTGGGTGCTGGACCAGGCGTGCCGGCAAATGCGAGCGTGGCGCGACGAGGGAGTGGCCCCGCTGATGATCGCGATCAATCTGTCTCTGTTCGAGCTCAAGAGCGCTCGAGCGTTCGTGCGCGATGTCGCCGAAACCGCCGCGAAGTGGCGTCTCGCCCCCTCCGATCTGGAGTTCGACGTGACCGAGACGACGCTCGCCAGACTGGCGTGGGCACAGTCCGACGTACTCGCGCAGTTGCATGAACTCGGCGCGAAGATCGCCATCGACGATTTCGGCAGCGAGTTCGCGTCGTTCGACTATGTCAAAGCCTATCGCGTAAACCATCTCAAGATCGCGCAATCCCTCGTCCGACGCTCCACCCTCGATCCCGAGAGTGCGGCGACGATCCGCGCCATCGTCGCCTTGGCGCACGATATCGGGATCGGGGTGATTGCCCAGGGCGTGGAGACCGAGCAGCAGCGTGCGCTGCTGGCGGCAACGAATCGGGCGACGAACGCGCAAGGCTTCCGTTTCAGCGAAGCGGTGGGCGCCGCGCGAGCCAGCGAGCTCCTGCGCCAAGGCCACATCGCGCCATGCGCGGGGGCCGGTTCGGAGGAGTAGGCGCTCGATCGTCGCGGCCGCGAGCTCCGCCCGGCCTGCGGCGCGCTGCCGACTCGTTTCGGTATGCAGCGGACGTCGAACCTGGTTAGCTCGGCCGGGATGAAGGTACAGTTGTAGAGCTGACGGCGGCTTCGACGGCATCCCGCCCGCTCGCCGCCAACACCTCCCGTCGCTTCGCGCCGTCCCCCCAGATATTCCGCTCGCGATTCCCGCCGCACGCGACGCGTCTCGAAACCCGGCGCTCCGCGGGACGAGCGCCGCGCGTTTGCGACGTATCGCCTCTCGCTGGTATCGTGGCATGCGTCACTTCCTCCGGAGGCTCCTCGTGTCGCCGACCACTCTTCTCATTCCTTCTTTCACACAGATGCTGCGCGGGCTATCGGCCTGGCTCGACAAGGCCGTCGCCCATCAACGGGCATCAGGCGGCGAACCGGATGCGCTGCTGTCGCGACGACTCGCCGCCGACATGTTTCCGCTCGCCGCCCAAATCCGGTTTGCGTGCTTTCAGGCTCAGGAGCCGATTTACCGTCTTCGCGGCGAGTCGCTTCCGCCGGCGCTCACGGATGTGCGGCGCGAAGGGTGGAATGCGGATGCGCAGCCGGGCTCGTTGAGCGATGCGCAAACGCACATCGCCGACGCGATTTCCTTTCTCGGCGGACTCGCGCCCGGCGCGCTCGACGAAGGCGCGGATCGTCCGATCGCGCTCGAACTGCCCAATGGCGTGGCGTTCGACATGACAGGCGAGCAATACGCTCGCGACTGGGCATTGCCGCAGTTCTATTTCCACTTGATCGCCGCCTATGCCATTTTGCGGAATCACGGCGTCGAACTGGGCAAGGCGGACTACGTGCCGCACATGCTCGCGTACCTCCGGCCCGGGACGACGCCGCAAGACTGAGGC
Proteins encoded in this region:
- a CDS encoding cyclic peptide export ABC transporter — translated: MTAATGRLDAPPPTDSGPAAKYARRLILALLKRSRGAFAIALAACVLNGASSVLLVATLSRALSQPEAADVTLAWRFGLCAVIALVTRIVTGVLFARLSQDTMAQLREHVARRVAAAELQDVERIGAAPVQSVLTDDATNVSMLFFALPNLVMHGSIVFGCLGYLAWLSWPVCLLAVAAILVGSVGYHAGDKRAIAWLEDAGRSQDKLFGYLGALFSGAKELKLHQARSRQFVDGQLGAAIAEVRDHRRRAFSAYAIGVGWIVFLFYVFLGVAAFWPALGVRGDGPAASGYVVVFLFMLLPLDGLLNNVPTLNAARVSLERIEKLMAQFGALRTAPPPDERASHAPFDTLALRGVTHSYFHERDERMFRVGPIDLTLKPGELVFIVGGNGSGKTTLAKVLTGLYEPESGAIELDGRPIGLAERAAYRERFSAVFNDFHLFDALLGIVDPNDAARAQADARANALVAKLSLDHKVQVVDGAFSTRALSTGQRKRLALVVAYLEDRPLYLFDEWAADQDPAFKAVFYEQLLPELRARGKTVIVISHDDRYFPIADRVLKLDNGKIISETYGAERAALANGTVG
- a CDS encoding NADH:flavin oxidoreductase/NADH oxidase family protein encodes the protein MKLFTPLALPNGAMISNRLAKAAMEENMADADHAPSDALLRLYDAWAGGGAGLILTGNVMVDSRAMTGPNGVVLEDDARLDRFRRWARIARAHGAHVWMQINHPGRQMQAALGQTTLAPSAVALELGALSRQFPVPREMTEQDIADVQRRFTRSAQLAEQSGFTGVQIHAAHGYLLSQFLSPITNKRQDKWGGGIENRARLLVEIVRSVRSAVAPGFVVAVKLNSADFQRGGFSSDDAKRVVEMLNPLGVDLVELSGGSYEVPAMQGQARDGRTLAREAYFLEFARDIVAAAHMPLMVTGGIRRRAVAEAVIDSGIAMVGIATALSIDPNLPRDWRDGKDNAPMLRPIVWKNKALGSLANMAVVKFQLKRLSEGRAADPDVSPLKALMFQQLAAACQTRRYRRWVVRRTPR
- a CDS encoding putative bifunctional diguanylate cyclase/phosphodiesterase, producing the protein MINRRVLVINANDATHQDFRRILAGSETAPAATRTPFSGEIPAAREAFQVDSAYQGQEALERVVRALAENKPYAMAFIDMHMRPGRDSLRTIERLWQVDPQLQFALCSSQSDYPRGTLTRRLGADHRVLILKKPLDNIEIRQAACVLTTKWQTAQEAAFKTSGLEEAVEERTKALAEADIFVRNSPVILYRLRGEPSFPLVYISHDIIRFGHDRAALLASPAWARELVDPDDQAKVDAALARVLEKDADDVSIEIRLRTGDGACRRVENRYVPVRDESGRLIEVEGIVIDITERKAAEEKIAQLARTDALTGLANRASFLARLWQALAAAQHGGTPFAIFLVDLDRFQLVNDRLGYPIGDLLLREAAARLRNCTRASDLVARLSDDAFAVLQGEMGEPADAGVLAAKLQTALASPYLLNGNDVRISASIGVRPYVQGDAEADAMLAQAELALLRAKHMGGSRHRFHSDELDRAVLERVALAEDLKGAIDRGELELQYQPEVELSSGNILGMEGLVRWHHPTRGLVSPGVFIPIAERDGTMAALGRWVLDQACRQMRAWRDEGVAPLMIAINLSLFELKSARAFVRDVAETAAKWRLAPSDLEFDVTETTLARLAWAQSDVLAQLHELGAKIAIDDFGSEFASFDYVKAYRVNHLKIAQSLVRRSTLDPESAATIRAIVALAHDIGIGVIAQGVETEQQRALLAATNRATNAQGFRFSEAVGAARASELLRQGHIAPCAGAGSEE
- a CDS encoding DUF1993 domain-containing protein, which produces MSPTTLLIPSFTQMLRGLSAWLDKAVAHQRASGGEPDALLSRRLAADMFPLAAQIRFACFQAQEPIYRLRGESLPPALTDVRREGWNADAQPGSLSDAQTHIADAISFLGGLAPGALDEGADRPIALELPNGVAFDMTGEQYARDWALPQFYFHLIAAYAILRNHGVELGKADYVPHMLAYLRPGTTPQD
- a CDS encoding MerR family transcriptional regulator — encoded protein: MKIGELARLSGITASRIRFYEAHGLLQPAQRQANGYREYGPDTLTRLEIINRAQGAGFSLEEIRAVLPPDLNAWPHEALLQAFRHKIDEIELLEQHLAQSKRHLLALIDEIANRTEGEDCEDATQRVLDKLRQDGVGQSPANGRSRPARARTRA